A part of Lacibacter sp. H407 genomic DNA contains:
- a CDS encoding AAA family ATPase: protein MKYYLSNSTLLTNATKKDIIVLYLNGWDDWFTYSTLYNLYYYDLTENRTHIGSIKIGQANMVTGQRSPQLPEFFENLNNEFFSVGQDVSYYETLNKYGEDFRDKVLTTLNDIAKDENLFKEALKENVTKISLLRSVSVTSVEGQFRRLAQGNAELTPYNFKYIAPKLNKAVVPGMELSFSVTPNSNPPTNIHVVIGRNGVGKTHLFNGMINSLLKENSIVSKDGRFISDEENIENLFANLVSVSFSAFDESNPIDEKKDKTKGLNYSYIGLKRAGKENEKLPPKSPTILKNEFVKSVEKCRLGAKNERWIKALEMLEADPIFNEAEVSRIAKLDLEDEFVELASDTFNKLSSGHKIILLTVTRLVETVEERSLVLLDEPEAYLHPPLLSAFIRALSDLLVKRNAVAIIGTHSPVVLQEVPKSCVWKLRRQGANAIAERLEIESFGENVGILTQEVFGLEVTDSGFHRILRNLSNNSLSFEEATNTLDNQLGLEAKAILRNLIFKKNNASD, encoded by the coding sequence ATGAAGTATTACTTAAGTAACTCTACGCTTTTAACCAACGCCACTAAGAAAGATATCATTGTCTTATATTTGAATGGTTGGGATGATTGGTTTACCTACTCAACTCTTTACAACCTTTACTACTATGACCTAACAGAAAATAGAACTCATATCGGTTCGATTAAAATTGGACAAGCAAACATGGTGACTGGACAAAGATCTCCACAGCTACCAGAGTTTTTTGAAAACTTGAATAATGAGTTTTTTTCGGTTGGCCAAGATGTTAGCTATTATGAAACATTGAATAAGTATGGAGAGGACTTTAGAGATAAAGTTTTAACTACCTTAAATGACATTGCCAAAGATGAAAATCTTTTTAAGGAAGCGTTAAAAGAAAACGTAACTAAAATATCTTTACTTAGGAGCGTTTCGGTGACCTCGGTTGAAGGCCAATTCAGAAGATTAGCTCAAGGAAATGCAGAACTAACCCCTTACAATTTTAAATACATTGCCCCTAAACTTAACAAAGCAGTTGTGCCAGGAATGGAGCTAAGTTTTTCAGTAACTCCAAACTCCAATCCTCCCACAAATATTCATGTAGTTATCGGTCGAAATGGAGTTGGGAAAACTCATTTATTTAATGGAATGATAAATTCTTTGCTTAAAGAAAATAGCATTGTTTCCAAAGATGGTCGATTTATTTCTGATGAAGAAAATATTGAAAATTTATTTGCAAACTTAGTGTCAGTTTCTTTTAGTGCATTTGATGAATCAAATCCAATTGATGAAAAAAAGGATAAGACTAAAGGTTTAAACTATTCCTATATTGGGTTAAAGAGGGCAGGAAAAGAAAATGAGAAACTCCCGCCTAAAAGCCCTACAATACTTAAAAATGAGTTTGTTAAGAGTGTTGAAAAATGTAGGTTAGGTGCAAAAAATGAAAGATGGATTAAGGCCTTAGAAATGCTTGAAGCCGACCCAATTTTCAATGAGGCCGAAGTGTCTCGAATAGCTAAATTAGATTTAGAGGATGAGTTTGTTGAATTAGCATCAGACACATTTAATAAACTAAGTTCAGGTCACAAAATTATCCTACTAACAGTAACAAGACTTGTTGAAACAGTAGAAGAAAGAAGCTTAGTGCTCTTAGATGAGCCAGAGGCATACTTGCATCCTCCACTTCTCTCTGCGTTTATAAGAGCTCTCTCAGATTTACTTGTAAAACGAAATGCAGTAGCTATTATTGGAACTCATTCCCCAGTGGTGCTCCAAGAAGTTCCCAAAAGCTGCGTTTGGAAATTAAGAAGACAAGGTGCCAATGCAATAGCAGAGAGATTAGAAATTGAATCGTTTGGGGAAAATGTTGGCATCTTAACTCAGGAGGTGTTTGGGCTAGAAGTCACCGACTCTGGCTTTCACAGAATCTTGCGTAATCTGTCAAATAATTCTCTAAGTTTTGAAGAAGCAACAAATACCTTAGATAATCAACTCGGATTGGAAGCAAAAGCAATTTTACGTAACCTAATTTTTAAAAAGAATAATGCGTCAGATTAA
- a CDS encoding HNH endonuclease, with the protein MRQIKKPTITSRKVFEDCIDNVNDANFKLELTKSLNTIELAEKDFDEKKLKNETYLIARNTFVNATVNATELKKIYSDRMVNKTNKGRNYYDQILVSAPSGRCPLCNQRIATTLDHYLPKSEYPMLSVCPLNLIPACSDCNKGKLINFPTTNDEETLHPYYDNIENVEWLKCNVIQIKPIIFNYYVDPPAGWSGLLKSRVIGHFKSFKLNPLYTTHALEEFENIKYQLEKLYNSGGAILLKEHLKDCYDSRYAINKNSWQTAFYFAILNNINFCDGHFI; encoded by the coding sequence ATGCGTCAGATTAAAAAGCCAACAATTACTTCTCGAAAAGTTTTTGAAGACTGCATTGACAATGTCAATGATGCTAATTTCAAATTGGAGTTAACAAAATCTTTAAACACAATTGAGTTAGCTGAAAAAGACTTCGATGAAAAGAAATTGAAGAATGAGACCTATTTAATAGCGAGAAACACTTTTGTAAATGCAACTGTTAATGCAACTGAACTTAAAAAAATCTATTCAGACAGAATGGTAAACAAAACCAACAAAGGTCGGAATTACTATGATCAAATTTTGGTTTCTGCCCCAAGTGGACGTTGTCCCTTGTGTAATCAAAGAATCGCTACCACACTAGATCATTACTTGCCAAAATCCGAATATCCAATGTTAAGCGTCTGTCCACTTAACTTAATTCCCGCATGTTCTGATTGCAATAAAGGTAAATTAATCAATTTTCCGACGACCAATGATGAAGAAACACTACATCCTTATTATGATAATATCGAAAATGTTGAATGGTTAAAGTGTAATGTGATTCAAATAAAACCGATAATATTTAATTATTATGTTGATCCGCCTGCAGGATGGAGTGGTTTGTTAAAAAGTAGGGTTATTGGCCACTTTAAATCCTTCAAATTGAACCCATTGTACACCACTCATGCCTTAGAAGAATTCGAAAACATAAAATATCAACTAGAAAAATTATATAATTCAGGCGGTGCTATACTTTTAAAAGAGCATTTGAAAGATTGCTATGATAGCCGATATGCGATAAATAAAAATTCATGGCAGACAGCCTTTTACTTTGCAATTCTTAACAACATTAATTTTTGTGACGGACATTTTATATGA